The Benincasa hispida cultivar B227 chromosome 9, ASM972705v1, whole genome shotgun sequence genome has a segment encoding these proteins:
- the LOC120086939 gene encoding taxadiene 5-alpha hydroxylase-like, with protein MITIFLLLITIFLFLRFRTTSSSAATAKNLPPGPLGVPFIGQSLSLLRAMRTNSAEQWLQKRVAKYGPVSKMTLFGKPTVFVHGAAANKAVVFLGEEGTVSNRQIESLKWILGERNLTELSGEDHKRVRGALVWFLRPQTLKSYVGKMDGEVRKHLNMYWHGKKEVTVAPLMKTLTFDIICSLLFGIEEGPTRKSIIQCFKTMVDGIWSVPINLPFTRYNHSLKASAKAQQILKQLLKDKAQKMEEEEEEEKEDDKDLITYLLSIKNKDKEQALSEEEIVHNTILLMIAGHDTTSILLTLMLRVLATNPTVYAAVLQEHEEIARSKESGEALTWEDVSKMKYTWRVAMETLRIYPPVFGGFRVALKDIQLGGYTIPKGWQIFWAAPMTHLDETIFGEPQKFEPSRFDQNQTPIPPFCFIAFGGGPRICPGSEFAKLETLVTIHYLITQFTWKLSCSQDFLTRDPTLMPNKGLPIQISPK; from the exons ATGATCACCATCTTCCTCCTCCTCATCACCATCTTCCTCTTCCTCAGATTTAGAACAACATCCTCCTCGGCCGCCACCGCGAAAAACCTTCCTCCGGGGCCACTTGGGGTCCCATTTATAGGGCAAAGCCTGAGCCTTCTTCGAGCCATGAGAACAAACTCAGCAGAGCAATGGCTGCAGAAGAGAGTGGCTAAGTACGGTCCAGTTTCGAAGATGACCCTTTTCGGGAAGCCGACGGTGTTTGTACATGGGGCGGCGGCGAACAAGGCGGTGGTGTTTTTGGGGGAGGAGGGAACGGTGTCGAACCGGCAGATCGAGTCGTTGAAGTGGATTTTGGGAGAGAGGAATTTGACAGAGCTGAGTGGTGAGGATCACAAGAGAGTTAGAGGGGCGCTGGTTTGGTTCTTGAGGCCTCAGACCTTGAAAAGCTATGTGGGGAAAATGGATGGGGAAGTTAGGAAGCATCTCAACATGTATTGGCATGGCAAAAAGGAAGTCACT GTGGCACCATTGATGAAAACTCTGACCTTTGACATCATATGCTCTCTTCTCTTTGGCATTGAAGAAGGACCAACAAGAAAGAGCATAATACAATGCTTCAAAACAATGGTTGATGGCATTTGGTCAGTTCCAATCAACCTCCCATTCACAAGGTATAACCACAGCCTTAAAGCAAGTGCTAAAGCTCAACAGATATTGAAGCAACTTTTGAAAGACAAAGcacaaaaaatggaagaagaagaagaagaagaaaaagaagatgataaaGACCTAATTACTTATTTGCTTAGCATCAAGAACAAAGACAAAGAACAAGCTTTGAGTGAGGAGGAAATTGTGCACAATACCATCCTTCTAATGATTGCTGGACATGACACCACATCAATTTTGCTTACTCTTATGCTTAGGGTTTTGGCTACTAACCCAACTGTTTATGCAGCTGTTCTTCAag AGCATGAAGAAATAGCTAGAAGCAAAGAAAGTGGGGAGGCACTCACTTGGGAAGATGTCTCCAAGATGAAGTACACATGGAGAGTAGCAATGGAAACCTTGAGAATTTACCCACCTGTTTTTGGAGGCTTTAGAGTGGCCCTTAAAGACATTCAATTAGGTGGATACACAATTCCAAAAGGATGGCAA ATATTTTGGGCAGCACCAATGACCCATTTGGATGAGACAATATTTGGAGAGCCACAAAAGTTTGAACCAAGTAgatttgatcaaaaccaaacaccaattccaccatTTTGTTTCATTGCTTTTGGTGGAGGACCCAGAATTTGCCCTGGCTCTGAATTTGCAAAGCTTGAAACTCTTGTCACCATTCATTACCTAATCACTCAATTCACTTGGAAGCTCTCTTGTTCACAAGATTTCTTGACTAGAGATCCAACTTTGATGCCCAACAAAGGCCTCCCCATCCAAATTTCTCCcaaataa
- the LOC120086795 gene encoding uncharacterized protein LOC120086795 → MASSSSPSSKSFCSFIPRTILLVSIVGFLLSSQLHALKPPFSPIDLLPLLPRQVSWPILNYLNNAADLLPTFVGAVTSPENSIQWQGACFYKNTAWLEFHNKSGSEFGGGTLHIKASDAHSWTCMDLYIFATPYRITWDYYFLSREHTLEIAEWEGKEEFEYVKRAGVSIFLLQAGVLKTLQALLDVLPLFATSDWGEQSNIKFLENHMGTTFEERHHPWTTTVDVDDIHSGDFLALSKIRGPWGAFETLQKWVTGSYAGHSAVCLRDSEGKLWVAESGRGNGVEDDIIDILPWDKWWDYTLNNDSSNPHVAFLPLHPDLRAKFNETAAWEYVRSMVGKPYGYHNLIFSWIDTTHGNYPPPLDAHLVASVMTIWTRVRPTLAANLWNEALNIRLGTKGLDLPEILVEVEKQGSSFGELLAIPEQDDWIYADGKSASCVAFILEMYKEAGLFGSLASSIQVTEFTIKDAYTLNFYENNSSRLPKWCNGGDNVKLPYCQILGKYRMDLQGYNSIDPYKHMNERCPSLPTEYFRPKNC, encoded by the exons gcttcttcttcttctccttcgtcTAAATCTTTTTGTTCTTTCATTCCCAGAACTATTCTTCTTGTTTCCATCGTGGGGTTTCTTCTTTCATCCCAACTACACGCCCTGAAACCACCGTTTTCCCCTATCGACCTGCTTCCATTGCTACCCAGACAGGTTTCATGGCCGATTCTCAACTATCTCAACAACGCCGCCGATCTTCTTCCGACTTTCGTCGGAGCTGTCACCTCTCCCGAGAACTCTATTCAGTGGCAAGGGGCTTGTTTCTATAAGAACACCGCTTGGCTTGAATTTCATAACAAATCTGGCTCCGAATTTGGCGGTGGTACCCTTCATATAAAG GCTAGTGATGCACATAGTTGGACGTGTATGGATCTTTATATATTTGCAACTCCATACCGCATAACATGGGACTACTATTTCCTGTCCAGAGAACATACTCTTGAGATTGCCGAATgggaaggaaaagaagaatttGAATAT GTTAAAAGGGCAGGCGTTTCAATTTTCCTCTTGCAAGCTGGAGTGTTGAAAACCCTTCAAGCGTTGCTTGATGTCCTCCCTCTGTTTGCAACTTCTGACTGGGGCGAGcaatctaatattaaatttcttgagAATCACATGGGTACTACTTTTGAGGAACGTCATCATCCATGGACTACGACTGTTGATGTTGATGATATTCACTCTGGAGATTTTTTAGCACTATCCAAAATTCGTGGTCCATGGGGTGCTTTTGAGACTCTACAGAAGTGGGTTACTGGATCATATGCCGGTCATTCTGCTGTTTGCTTAAGGGACTCTGAAGGAAAGTTGTGGGTTGCTGAATCTGGGCGTGGAAATGGAGTG GAGGAtgatattattgatattttaccATGGGATAAGTGGTGGGACTACACACTCAACAACGACTCATCCAATCCCCACGTTGCATTTCTTCCCTTGCATCCTGATTTGCGGGCAAAGTTTAATGAGACTGCTGCATGGGAGTATGTAAGGAGCATGGTTGGGAAACCATATGGTTATCATAACTTGATATTTAGTTGGATTGACACCACACATGGAAACTATCCACCGCCCTTGGATGCCCATTTG GTTGCTTCTGTTATGACAATATGGACACGTGTGAGGCCAACCCTTGCGGCAAACTTGTGGAATGAGGCTTTGAACATACGACTTGGAACAAAG GGCCTCGACCTTCCTGAGATTCTAGTTGAAGTTGAAAAGCAAGGATCGTCTTTTGGTGAACTACTGGCAATTCCTGAACAGGACGACTGGATCTATGCTGATGGGAAATCAGCATCATGTGTTGCTTTTATCCTTGAAATGTACAAGGAGGCTGGGCTTTTTGGTTCACTTGCTAGCTCAATTCAAGTCACAGAGTTCACA ATTAAAGATGCATACACTCTCAACTTTTATGAAAACAATTCAAGCCGCCTTCCGAAGTGGTGTAATGGTGGGGACAATGTCAAGCTTCCATATTGTCAGATTCTTGGAAAGTATCGAATGGATTTACAAGGATATAATAGCATTGATCCCTATAAACATATGAATGAAAGATGCCCTTCTCTTCCAACCGAGTACTTCCGTCCAAAGAATTGCTAG
- the LOC120084633 gene encoding uncharacterized protein LOC120084633, whose product MASSSSQSHCSLIPSRTIFLISIVGFLLVSQSEALKSPFSPRDVLPLLPTKVSWRILSYFDSAADLLPSFVGGVSSSERTVQWQGACFYKNTAWLEFHNNSGSQYGGGTLHIQASNAHSPTCMDVYIFATPYRWTWDYYFLSKEHTLDFPQWQGKEEYEYVKKAGVSVFLMQAGVWRSIEALYKMVPLFINSEWGEESNIKFLENEMGTTFKERPHPWATNLNPDDIHSGDFLALSKIRGLSGAFETLEKWVTGSYAGHSALCLRDSKGVLWVAESGRSNGGMGGENIALLPWDKWWDYELNKDESSPHIALLPLHPDLRATFNETAAWEYVKSMVGKPYGYHNLIFSWIDTTQGNFPSPLDAHMVGSAMTIWNQMQPSFAGKLWNEALNKRLGTKGLGLAEILVEVEKRGSSFGELLAIPEEDEWTYSDGKSATCVAFVVQIYKAAGLFGPLTSSIQATEFTVKDAYTLKFYESNLSRLPKWCNAGDNENKLPYCQILGKYRMELPDYNTISPYQHMNEKCPSLPNYSHPKDC is encoded by the exons ATggcttcttcatcttctcaaTCTCATTGTTCTTTGATTCCTAGCAGAACTATTTTTCTTATTTCCATCGTCGGGTTTCTTCTTGTATCGCAATCGGAGGCCCTGAAATCGCCATTTTCCCCTCGCGACGTGCTTCCATTACTACCAACAAAGGTCTCATGGCGAATTCTGAGCTATTTCGACAGCGCTGCCGATCTTCTTCCGTCTTTTGTCGGAGGTGTCTCGTCTTCTGAAAGAACTGTTCAGTGGCAAGGGGCTTGCTTCTATAAGAACACTGCTTGGCTGGAATTTCATAACAACTCTGGCTCTCAATATGGTGGTGGTACTCTTCATATACAG GCTAGCAATGCTCATAGTCCAACGTGCATGGATGTTTATATCTTTGCAACTCCATACCGTTGGACGTGGGATTACTATTTCCTCTCTAAAGAACATACTCTCGACTTTCCACAATGGCAAGGAAAGGAAGAATATGAGTAT GTTAAAAAGGCAGGGGTATCAGTTTTCTTAATGCAAGCAGGAGTATGGAGAAGCATAGAAGCATTATACAAAATGGTGCCATTATTTATAAACTCAGAGTGGGGAGAGGAATCGAACATAAAATTTCTAGAGAATGAAATGGGTACTACCTTCAAAGAAAGGCCTCATCCATGGGCTACTAATCTCAATCCTGACGATATCCACTCTGGAGATTTCTTAGCACTCTCTAAAATCCGTGGCCTTTCAGGTGCCTTTGAGACTTTAGAAAAATGGGTTACTGGTTCTTACGCTGGTCATTCTGCTCTTTGCTTGAGAGATTCTAAAGGAGTTTTGTGGGTTGCTGAATCTGGCCGTTCAAATGGTGGAATG GGGGGTGAAAATATTGCTCTTTTACCATGGGACAAGTGGTGGGACTATGAACTGAATAAAGATGAATCAAGTCCTCACATTGCATTGCTTCCATTGCATCCTGATTTAAGGGCAACGTTTAATGAAACTGCTGCTTGGGAGTATGTAAAATCCATGGTTGGCAAACCATATGGCTATCATAACTTGATTTTTAGCTGGATTGACACCACTCAAGGAAACTTTCCATCTCCTTTGGATGCCcatatg GTTGGTTCAGCTATGACAATATGGAATCAAATGCAGCCAAGCTTTGCGGGAAAGTTGTGGAATGAAGCTCTTAACAAACGACTTGGAACAAAG GGGCTTGGGCTAGCTGAGATTCTAGTGGAAGTTGAAAAAAGAGGATCATCTTTTGGGGAATTACTGGCCATTCCTGAAGAGGATGAGTGGACTTATAGTGATGGGAAATCAGCAACATGTGTTGCTTTTGTGGTTCAAATCTACAAGGCTGCTGGCCTTTTTGGTCCACTTACTTCCTCAATTCAAGCCACAGAGTTCACT GTAAAAGATGCATACACACTAAAGTTTTATGAAAGCAATTTAAGTCGCCTTCCTAAGTGGTGTAATGCTGGGGACAATGAGAATAAGCTTCCATATTGTCAAATTCTTGGAAAGTATAGAATGGAATTACCTGATTATAATACCATTAGTCCCTATCAACATATGAATGAAAAATGCCCTTCTCTTCCAAATTACTCCCATCCAAAGGATTGCTAG